From Drosophila santomea strain STO CAGO 1482 chromosome 2R, Prin_Dsan_1.1, whole genome shotgun sequence:
ACACAACCTTCTGGTTTGTTTTAAGCGCAATGAGTATATTAATACCTTTGTTCGAAAGTATATGGgcttttcgcattttccacTGCATTTCTCTGGTTTTCCTGTCCGTCAATCCACTCGAACTGCGCTACAGATCTGCAATGCATGCCTGTCGCATTAATACAGCGCCATCTACAGTGCGATGGCAGAcatcattattttaaaaaattcagtCGTTGCATAATAATGAATCCATACGTGTGCCCGAATTGGTTCGGACCAAAAATTAatgagtgggcgtggtcggcAATTGGGCAATTGTGGCACGCACCAAACTTGACTGCTTTAAGTTTCGATGCAGCGCCAAAGAGATAAATCAGGTGGAAACTTTTTCAGCGCCAATCCCGGCGAATATATCATGCCAAGATTCTGCGGCCAAAATCCACATGGCGACGGATTAGGCCAGGTCGGTATGAAATACTGTCCTGGGGCGTGAGCAGATTTTCGCCACGAGCTTTATGTGCCAcggcatacacacacacacacacataaaagGTGTTGCTTCGCCTGTCTCTTTCTTTTAATGTTCCTCTCtaaatacacacactcacacacacatgctggCAAAGGGTGCAGGTGACAGGTGTGTGTGCACATTAAAGGCcataaaaaattcataaaatgcATTTCTCGCAGTCCgaaaaccaaacacaaaatacTAAAGCCCCCAGCATGCAAAGTACACAGCACATAAATTGCGAAGCcacataaatttcaaatacTTACGTGCACCCTTCAGAGCACCTAGACTCCATGCCAGATTATAAACTACCAACCTCATCGCATAATTAAAACACTTTCAAGAACTTAAGGGAATACGTTCATTTGGCTTTTATTGGGCTTATCAAGCTTGATACCATTTACTTGGCTCTCTTCTGTGAGGAACCTCCTTCGCGGAACCCATTGCGGAAACGACGGCGCAGATTCTTGAGGTAGCGCATCCTTCCGGTTCCCTGGGCCTTGCGACCCTTGGCCTTCCGGGACCAGTTGAAGGATCGGGTCTTGGCCGCGGGATAGCCGCACTGGGAGCACTTCGACTTCTGCAGATGATACGACGAGTTGCCGCAGCGGCGACAGATTGTGTGCGTCTTGTTGTGGCGCTTGCCATAACTTGTCGTTCCCTTGGTCATCTTTCTTCTACGAAGGATATTATAGATCTTATAGAAGGATATAAGTCGATTGCCGGCCGAGTCGAAAGAACTTCTGCTCTGGAGAACAATGACAAGCGAAAAGAAAGATTCTGGCGATGATAGTTTAAGGATAGAGACCCAAAAAGCTAGTTCCGATTGTAACCAGTCCCCTAATCGATGATTGAGTTTACAATACTGCAGTACACTCCAGTTTACTGGATGTGCTATAAATCACTATATGCGCCTAAGAGTATGCAATGGATCTTAAGATATGCAATGGTTTGCCATTATGGTTAAATGGGTTTAGGTACGAAATAACCCTACTAAAGCCAAACTTTTAGTTGGTATTTATGCAGGAATGATTTTCCGTTTCCCTCGACCTTTGTTAACCTAATCGTAAAGCCACTATCACGTGCGTGACATTTGCCAATTGCTGCGAAATTGCGCGCAAATTATACCAATCTGCCGGCGTAATCATTGAAAACTTATCAATTTTCCCACCGCGCCAAGTCAGACATTTTCGCTGAGACGGGACCTTGGAAAAATGAGcgaaaatcaaatatttatgatatgTTTGAGCAACATTTTGCTGCCGCAGTTGCCTGCGGGAAAAGTAAACTACacatttttccttttcggcTGCATTTTCGTTTGCCTTGGCATTTGGATTTATGTGCGTGCCgtttgaaaattcaatttaattctCATTTTTTGCTGCCATCGCGGCCGCTGCTGTGGGATATCCTGCGAATTTTTGAATCCTTCGCCGCCCTGCTCCTTTGCATATCGAGTAAGTTATGGTTCATCGGGAATTGTGTTAGCTGTGTCGAAATTCAGTTTGCTGTGAGTCCCGCCCAgagatattttcatatttcatgaATTCAACATCATGTCATATTATTATCTTACATAGAGTTAAACATAAAACTAACACTTTCTAgacatttatttgctttatgATTTTTTCTCGACACTGTAATgttttggaaaaatataagagaGTTAGAAAAAGGTGCAAACTTCAGTTGAAATGAATTAGCATTAAAGAATCTTATAATCTGTGTTGGCTGCCCCAAAGGTCATTTGCAGTGTCGATGAGCAGCATCGTGCCAAACGGAAAGATTGCGGGCCTTCAGCTCAGCATTGTACATCTCAGTTTCGCGTTGAATAAGTTCGACCATCTGAGTGTGTCTTACACTTTTGATAACTTTTTGCATGCATTTGATTTCCTCGGTAATCGGCACTATCACCGAGTCCATTGGACTGTTTTTTCCGCCGCATTGGCAGGCGAGTTTGGCTGCGAGTCTGGAAAGGAAAGAATCTCAACATTTCCtaactttttgaaatttgTTGAGTTACTTACATATTCGACATAATGGGTTTGCGTTTTGTATTGTTTGTTTGGTGACAGTTTGATCGATGCTAAATAGATGTTTGAGTTTTCctatttatttgaatgtttaatacaaattgttaTCCAAATGAAACGCATCATTTTATTTCCTCAGTCATGCGCCATCGTGAAATAAATCCTGTTTGTGAATCATGGCATCTTGACTCCTTCACAATCGATAAGCCCGGTTGTTGTTAAAATATGTTGCATTGTTAGCCCGAACAAGCCGCTCCAAGTGCCGCACTGTGGGTCCCAGGATAACGACAAGGACTCCTCGTCCTGGCTCGGTGGCAATGCATTATGCTAAAATGTCTCCGGTTCTGCCTGCCTGTCTATCTTTCCGTCTGTCCGCCAGCCGGAGTTCCAGCTCCTTCGATTCCCATCCCGATACCGATGCCATTGCCAATGCCCATACcaatgcccatgcccatgtcGATTCCGGATCCGAATCCGATTGCAGCACCCGGATGCTCCGGCAGAGCAATGTCATGGCCCGTTGTTGGATGTCGATGCGGGATTAAATTGCGACTTATGCTAAGCGAACTGAAGGCGAGGGGCAAATTGAATGGAAACTCGTTTATATTGCTCGAATTGCGGCAAAGTATTGATGCTGTCGCTGGATTTGTCACTGTCGCCGGCATTTCCCTTCGACTTTCCAGCAACTGAAGCGAGGACCAAGTTTATAAATGCCTGCCAATTGACAGTACAAAGGAATCCCGGCCAGGCAATTTCCATTCCCAACTGTCTTTTGTTCCTCTGGCAGTGCATGAAACGGCCATTATCGCCTTTCTACTCCCCAACTACGCTCCTCTAGGATCTTTAACTATAGTGATCGCTAGTACTgtttaaaaaccaaaactttATTGAAACTCGTATGCTTCAAAAGGTCTCTAATTAGGATCCCTTGTTCTGAATTTCCCACTGAACCAGAACCATAGAGTGAGTGATGACTGAACTTAGCATAGCGATTAAACGACTTCGTTCCATTTTGAAGAGACCCATGACGTAGAATTCATTGCGATTATTGGCCAGTTGAAGCTGGAAGTTCTCAAACTGCAAAATACCAGATAAGATGAAAGTCGTAAAAGGGGAAATTCTTATGCTAAACTTACGGCTGCCTCCAGTCGATTGTCCAATTCTCGGCTGAACAGAGTTCGAGCTGAAAGCACGCGTACTAGTTCATCCTGCTGATCGCGAATGTAAAAGCCAATGTTTATAGACACCCAACTATCCATGTAGAAGAAGGCAGTTGACAAGACAATAAGGAGAAGACCCCAATACGTGGAGCCGAATCCTGTGGAGTTGTATAGAATCGAACAGAGGCTAAAGTAGATGGAGCCCATGGTGGAGAAAAAGTACACCAAGCTCATGCTTAAGCTCTGAATCTGGAAAAGCTCCGACATCTCTTCCAGTCTGTTCCTCAAAGTGTAATGCCTTTCGGCAATTAGATCCAGCTGATCTGCCAGCGAGCAGCATTGAATGGAGTAAACTCCACCGCGACGATTGCCCATGGAGCAGGTGCATTCAGCCTCGCGGACCAAGCATCGCAGATCTTGGAGCAGAATCTTGTAGAGTCCAATCATTTGCACCACGGCCAAGTAGTACTGGCACACGATCACATTGAAAATGGTGGTCAGGGTGGCCAGTAAGCTGAATTTGATAATGAGGTCAGCAGTAATCCGCTTTCGTTGCGCACTCACATCCGATATCGTGTGCAGCGTGTCCGACAGGAGACAGGACACAAACTTAAGGATAATGCTGCGGCGATACCAGCGCCCTCGAATCACCTGAGGTCTGTCGCGGACCAGGGCTAGTATCTGGTTCCACATTCTGATGAATCGACAACGCTGATACCATCTGGTCAGCAGTGAGAGCAGCACTGCAAAGATCCGAACCGCAGACATGACCAAAAAGAAGTACTCATGCAGATATCGAGCGGTTCCCAACTCCGATATCAGCGAATTATGGCGAAGACAGAGCCAAATCAGCAGAGTGATAAGACTTGTATTATGCACAGCTGCATAGATAGTAGTTCTTCGGCTGGCATTGGCCACTCCCGTCAGCCAATCCACCTCGAAGTTGAATACTCCCACGAAAAGACCATAACAGTAGGCAAAGAGCAAAATCGTCCTCACCAAGTCAACCATTGTTCACTACTGAACTCGAATTACAATTGAAGGACTGAGCAATCGGGACGTGCGCAGTTCTATGAACATGATTAGGCCTATGGGACAGGATAATTATTGACTGATTGATTgtgtgaaaatgaaattaaatgcacGCTACAGCGTTGATAATATTATTaagtattaatattatataggAACATAGAAATCCTTAGCATATGTAAATTATCCCAAAGTTTTATAGTTCTGCACGTCGTATTGTATGAGTAGCAGCGAATGCGTTAATAGGGAGTTAGACACAGCAAACGATGATGCACGACCATATTCGAATAGGCCGTAACTATGCAGCTTCAATGGATTGCGCGCCAGGTTCAGAGCAAAGCTTTCAAACTGCAACAATATTCAATATGCAATTATTCAAATTGGAATTTAAGCGAGTTTCCAGCTCTTACGGCCATTTCCAATCGCTTATCCAGTCCTGGCTGAAACAATGTCCGTCTATCGAGCAACCCAACCATCTTTTCGTGAGCATCCAGAAGGTAAAATACATTAAACGCGTTCAGCCAGCAATCGAAGATGTAAATGAAGAAGCGGGCGATGGCACAAAGCGGCACAAGTATGGGCAGGTTCTTGGCAAGACTGCCATACTTGCTAAAGCTGAACATCATATACGCGGTTCCCAGCATATTGAGATAGTATGTGATGACCAGGCAGACGACTTCACCTTGGTATGCCGTTGACAAGTTTTCGACGAGCTCCTGCAGATCAGACTGCGACTTGGCTAAGCTGTCCAGGCGATCGGCTAGGCAACAACACTTGGTCACATAAACGCCACCTGCATTCGGAATCAGCGATTGCGATTCGCTCACAATCGCCTGAAGATCCTTGTTCAGAAGGACATAGCGACCTCGCACACAAGCGGCGGCAACAAAATACTGCGAGATAATCACATTCAATATGGCCGTCAGACTGAATACGGCCCAAATGCGCAGAGCCACAGCGATGCTTAGCTGATTCCGCATCAGGGCCAAGGTGATCAGGACCTGCGGTGTCTCGGCGATTGTGGTGCAAAAGAACTTGCTAACGATGCTCCTTCGACAGTACTGAATAATCGCCGGATTTCTCTGATACATGCGCCAGAAGGAGTTGAAGAGTCTCATGAAGGTCCGGCGTTGCGACCATCGACTGACTAGAGCCAGAAAAACACATACTATGCGAAAGCCCGCTATCACCAGGAACACGTGCTCGTGAAGGGAATTGGAGTACCTCCACATCACGGTCACCACATTTCGTCGCAGTGTATGGTAGACGAGTAggccaaaaataagcaagTGAGTGCTGGCTGAAATAAACGTTGCTCTTCTGGTAAATTGCGTTTGCCCCGTTTTCAAATCGATCTCAAAGTTGATTACGCCGGTTAGCCGTCCGTAGCCATATGCGATTTTCAAACACCATTTTACCAGGTCAGTCATTGCGGAGTACTGAAGTTTGGTTTCGATTCAGTGTTTCACCAGTGCTGACATCTAGGGCTAATGAGTTGTGGCTAGCAATGATATCGTTTCATCTCCAATGATACCGTATCGTATTTCCATTCAACTAATGTAATAAACAAACAGAGCAGTGACGTCCCAAATGAAGTTCTcaaactgaaatgaaatagTTATTTCAGCCAAGGATAGATTCTAATCCTTTTGCGACGGCTCATATACGTACAGATCAAAAAATAGCTTTcatatttaagtatttattttcgttCATCACTTAATTCCTATCTAAATCAACAGGCACCACATGACCTACCCACTGGCCAAAGGATCTTGGCAAAGTGTTAGCCATCTTGCACTGCATTCCAGCTTGCAGTGAAATTCCGCAGCTCATGGCTTGACAAACATGGCCCTGTTTCGAGAGGACAAAGATGCTGGAGATGCTGTAGATGCTGTAGATGCTGTAGATGATGCTGATGTGGCTGCCATGCCCGCAGAATGTTTGCTCAACACTTATTTTTAGTGAAAGACTCGGAGGCGTGTGCGAAGAAAGGAGGTCTAGGTACAAGCCTCTGAATGCCTAGCTACACGGGGATAAAAAGTATGGATATCAACTATAAATAATCAGTCAATGCTAATCACATGTAAAATAATTGCTATATATAACTCCCCTCTCAGCTGTATAGCTTCAGTTGTCCACTAAGCTGATGCTTTTATTACAAGCTGcatacttttatttttgcagtgcaACTGCAGTGGAAACTGAAACTTTGTCGTTCTCGAGAGCATTTTAAACAGCGGATGGCCCTCAGGTCGTCATCTGCGGCTGATGTCGTCGAAAGTCTCGAGAGTTTTGTTATGCTGGGCTTCATCTTATCCATAATGCAGGTTCCGCTTTCAAAATGCACTTTAAATGCAGCTGGCTAGTTCGCGCTTTAATTGAAAGTTGATGTGGTCGCGCAGGGAATGCATTTTTATAGTTATGCGTTTGTCATTCTGTCAAATGCCAGGCTGCAACAAAATCTACCGCTGTCGCGGAATTTCGCAACCAACTGGTGTCAAAAAGTGCTGTGAGTTTAGGCTACAAATCAAATTGCAAAAAAGCGCACGCTTTTAACTCAAAAATGCAAACCGCCATGCAATAACGGAAGCGGATGCGTTCAAACTGGTTTCTGATTGTGTGAAAATTCAATGCCGCACTCACTCAGAaactgttgcatactttgggGCTTGCGTGTCATAGCAAAGTGCACTTGCATTCGTTGTTAAAAGTTGATAAAGCATTGTGCACAATTCAAATAAATGCCACATGCATTAGTACGCATTCATATGATTCATAGCGgttcatatattcatataaatTTTGATCACCTACAAAATGACGTAGAAAATTATCTTGAGATGCCTTTGGAATACCACCAGCTTCCAGACCTTAGCATTAGTTTAAAGTTTCAAAAGTCATCTCGAAAGTTTAACTTAACAGCAACTCAGTGCAGACGacattaattaatataaatgaagCCAGTTTCTAATGTTTGTCCTGGTCTGCGGTGCTAATCACTTAGACCCACGACCCATGGAACCATGTCGCGTTTGTGGGATGTCATTAAAAAGAAGGAAGCAAAAGTGCCTGTTACATTACAACCAGTAATTTTCGCGTATTACTCGAGGCTGACTGAGGACCGAGGGTTTTGGCCAAGTGGAAATGAGGAAACAGTGCGCGGGAATCATATGCACTTAACATGCAATTGCGTGCCATAGACGAGGACAAATTTGCCGGtctaaaaatgaaaacattattCATAAGCAGTCGACgacgccaccgccaccgccgccatcAGCATCGGCATCGGTGGCTTCAAGGATCCCTGGACTCCCCCAGTCAGTGCCACCCAACTCGGGGGCAGGAGCTGCTCCCTTCGTCTGGTCGTCGCTTTCAACTATAACACAGTATCCGAGCACTAACGAGTCCAGTGCTTGGGTAACTGTAAACTTTACGTGCCCACATTGCCAGTTTGCATACACAATGAAAAAAGCTTGCCccattatatatttattaactaTGGCAGTAAggaataattaataaacattcGAATCATTTAATGTTGCTCTGCAATATGAATGCAAAGGTTATGATTAATCCGTGTAGAGAACGACAACCAGCTGAAATGTTctgcataaaatatattttcgtatGAAAGACtctgaaaatgtaatttatggCCGGAATGCGATTTTTTTCCTACTGCACAATGCCATGGGAATGAGCTACGAGTGGCCCCGTAGCCTCGTCATCTTAGCCGTAATCAGAGGCGATATCAAAATCCCCGTGTGAGTTTCTAATGAACTGGCGTGCCCGGAGTTCCTTGCATTCGGTCCAATTTATTGAGCCATAAAGGTGTCAAAATGTTCTAGCACACCCGCACCCTCACCATCACCTCTCCacttcattcattcattcattgtGAATAATTAGGAAGACGCTTGCGTGTGGCCATCCCTCACCCCCGCCACAACCTTTGGCATCAACATAAAAAATCTCATTAGGCCAAATGTGTATCATAATGACTTTCCATTTACCTTTGCCTCCTCCGCACTCGTTTTCCCGGCTTATTCCCCTCCGTTTTTTTCTGGTTGGGCCCTGTTTGAATTGGGCTTGCTAATTCATTAGAGCAGGTGAATGAATGGACA
This genomic window contains:
- the LOC120446363 gene encoding putative gustatory receptor 59c; translated protein: MVDLVRTILLFAYCYGLFVGVFNFEVDWLTGVANASRRTTIYAAVHNTSLITLLIWLCLRHNSLISELGTARYLHEYFFLVMSAVRIFAVLLSLLTRWYQRCRFIRMWNQILALVRDRPQVIRGRWYRRSIILKFVSCLLSDTLHTISDVSAQRKRITADLIIKFSLLATLTTIFNVIVCQYYLAVVQMIGLYKILLQDLRCLVREAECTCSMGNRRGGVYSIQCCSLADQLDLIAERHYTLRNRLEEMSELFQIQSLSMSLVYFFSTMGSIYFSLCSILYNSTGFGSTYWGLLLIVLSTAFFYMDSWVSINIGFYIRDQQDELVRVLSARTLFSRELDNRLEAAFENFQLQLANNRNEFYVMGLFKMERSRLIAMLSSVITHSMVLVQWEIQNKGS
- the LOC120444935 gene encoding putative gustatory receptor 59d; this encodes MTDLVKWCLKIAYGYGRLTGVINFEIDLKTGQTQFTRRATFISASTHLLIFGLLVYHTLRRNVVTVMWRYSNSLHEHVFLVIAGFRIVCVFLALVSRWSQRRTFMRLFNSFWRMYQRNPAIIQYCRRSIVSKFFCTTIAETPQVLITLALMRNQLSIAVALRIWAVFSLTAILNVIISQYFVAAACVRGRYVLLNKDLQAIVSESQSLIPNAGGVYVTKCCCLADRLDSLAKSQSDLQELVENLSTAYQGEVVCLVITYYLNMLGTAYMMFSFSKYGSLAKNLPILVPLCAIARFFIYIFDCWLNAFNVFYLLDAHEKMVGLLDRRTLFQPGLDKRLEMAFESFALNLARNPLKLHSYGLFEYGRASSFAVSNSLLTHSLLLIQYDVQNYKTLG
- the LOC120446366 gene encoding probable 60S ribosomal protein L37-B encodes the protein MTKGTTSYGKRHNKTHTICRRCGNSSYHLQKSKCSQCGYPAAKTRSFNWSRKAKGRKAQGTGRMRYLKNLRRRFRNGFREGGSSQKRAK
- the LOC120446367 gene encoding uncharacterized protein LOC120446367, whose product is MSNILAAKLACQCGGKNSPMDSVIVPITEEIKCMQKVIKSVRHTQMVELIQRETEMYNAELKARNLSVWHDAAHRHCK